The genomic segment ATCTCTTTTACTTGGTCTGACAAAATCCTGCGCGCCGATTCATGATCGGGAGATAAAATCTTATCGTCTGAAAGAAAGTCGCCAAGAACCGATTTGCCGTCATCGTCGTCGTTTACCGGACTTTCAAGAGAAACCGTGTCTTGGTCTATTTTTTCTATGTTATAAATTTTCTCAACATCAACGCCCATTTCCGTGGCTATTTCTTCCGGCAAAGGATCGCGTCCCAAGTCCTGCGAAAGCCGACGCACCACTTGTTTGTACTTGGCAATCGTTTCCACCATATGCACCGGAACTCGGATTGTGCGCGACTGATCAGCCAGAGCTCTGGTAATGGCCTGTCGTATCCACCAAGTGGCGTATGTTGAGAATTTGTAGCCCTTTGTCCAGTCAAATTTGTCCACCGCCTTGAAAAGACCGAGGTTCCCCTCTTGTATGAGATCCAAAAGAGTGAGATCGGGCGAGCGACCGACGTATTTTTTTGCAATAGACACGACAAGCCGCAAATTGGCTCGGGCCAGAAGATTTTTGGCCTCCTCGTCTCCGGCCTGAATTCTTTTAGCCAGTTCTTTTTCTTGGGCCGCGTGTATGAGAGGATATTGTCCTATTTCTTTAAGGTACATCTGAATGGAATCGTATCCACCGTCGCGACTGCCGTAAACATTTTTCTTTGCCACAAGCTCTTCCTCTCCCAAGTCCAAAATGCCACCCCCCTCCAGAATATCCACGCCGGCGGCATGGAACTTGGCATACAGGTCGTCAAGGAACATTATGTCTTCTTCAACTGTCGGAAATTCTTTGATTATCTCATCATATGTGACAAAACCGCGCTCTTTGCCTTTCATAAGAAGACGGTCGGCTTTGTTCGCCTGACTTCTTTCTTTACTGGTTTTTTTGGGCGCTTTCTGGGGACGGCCTTTGCCGGACTTTAACCCGAGTTTATTTTTTATCTCCCTTCTCAGACGCGTGTTTCTGGTTTTTTTGCGCGTTTTAGCGGAAATTTTCGCCTTTTTTATCTTTTTATTCTTTTTTTTCATAAAAAATGTTGAAAGCAAAATCAGCGGTTTACCAAAATTAAACTCTTATAATACCACAATTCTAAAAAATATAAAAGGGGTTATCCCGCCCCTAAAGGGACATGGGCTTTATTAGCCGGCGCTTAATTTTTTTCTTAAATTCTCTCTTCTGGTCGTTAATCTCATATGCTCCTCTAACAATGTCGTTCTTTTTTCATTGTCTTTATGTCTTTCCGTCCTGAAAATACCGTCCATCAGAGAAGAGACCTTTTCCCCCAAATACTCCATTTCAAGCTCGTCTAAAAGTTTTTCCACGTCTCCCAAAGAAAGTCCGCCGTCTTTTTCGCACATGACTTTGGCCTCAAAAACAAGTTCTTCATCTCCAATCTTTGCCACTTCTTTAAGACGCTCTCTGCCATCGTCGGTTATAATCTCTTCAATGCGTTTTTCTATCTCTGAAATTTCCACGCTTGGATTTTTATCCGAACTTTGCCACTTCAATATTCCGACAATTCTTTTCTCTAAACTACTGACGCGGCTTGCCGGCTTTTCTTTCTCTCGGCTCACCCCTCCGGACTCTTTTCCTTGGCCGACATCTTCGTCTTTGATGCCTTGCATTTCCTTAAAAAGCGTCTCTTCCCTGATTCCAGTTTTGTAGGCAACCGACCGAAGAAAAGAGTCCCGGTCCATACTGCTCGGTACTTTCAAAATAAAGGGCAAAACATCTGATTTTATTTTTTTGACAAGTTCCCGATCGTCTGTTTTCTCCGACACCGCGATATCAGTGTAAAAATCAATGGCATGACTGCTTCTGCCAATAAGGTCTTTCCATTTCAAAGGGTCTTTGCGAATAACATCGGCCGGATCTTCGCCTTTGGGAAGCGGAGCTATCTTTACGTTCATGCCTGCCGCCAAGGCCATTTTTACAGCCCTACTCCCGGCTCGCAGTCCCGCGCTGTCCGCGTCGTAAGCCATCTTTAAGTTGTCAGAAAATCTCTTTATGACTGCCAAATGTTCTTCGGTCATAGAGGTGCCTGACGTGGCAACAGTGTTGGGAAAACCGGCCTCATGACACAAAACCAAATCCATTTGCCCCTCAACTAAAATGGCATGATCAAGTTTTCTTATGGCGGTTTTGGCCAAGTGAAGGCCGTAAAGCGCGACTGATTTTCTAAAAACAACCGTCTCCGGACTGTTTAGGTACTTAGGAGCCCCTTCTTTTTCAGGTCCGGGGAAAATCCTGCCGGAGAAAGCCACTATCCTGCCCGCGCTGTCCCAAAGCGGAAAAATTATCCGAGCCCTGAAAGTATCGTAGTAAACTTCCTGTCCGTTTTTTTCGGCTCTTTTTATAAGACCGGCCGAAAGCATTGTTTTGTCAGAGACGCCTCCGGACGCGAGATATTCCCGAAGAGATCGCCACTCGTCCTTTGCAAAACCGAGACGAAATGACTTTACGGTTTTATCTGAAAGTCCCCTGTCTTTAAGATACTTTTTCGCTTCGCCGTTTATATCAAGGTTCTTTTCAAAGAATGCCGTGGCTTTTTCCAATACC from the bacterium genome contains:
- the dnaG gene encoding DNA primase, which encodes MSDSVEQIKERLPIEEVVGSYIKLDKAGSHLKARCPFHNEKTPSFFVSRERQSFYCFGCGQKGDIFTFVENFEGVDFKGALKILAERAGVDIETRESNPEAKSEKENVYEVLEKATAFFEKNLDINGEAKKYLKDRGLSDKTVKSFRLGFAKDEWRSLREYLASGGVSDKTMLSAGLIKRAEKNGQEVYYDTFRARIIFPLWDSAGRIVAFSGRIFPGPEKEGAPKYLNSPETVVFRKSVALYGLHLAKTAIRKLDHAILVEGQMDLVLCHEAGFPNTVATSGTSMTEEHLAVIKRFSDNLKMAYDADSAGLRAGSRAVKMALAAGMNVKIAPLPKGEDPADVIRKDPLKWKDLIGRSSHAIDFYTDIAVSEKTDDRELVKKIKSDVLPFILKVPSSMDRDSFLRSVAYKTGIREETLFKEMQGIKDEDVGQGKESGGVSREKEKPASRVSSLEKRIVGILKWQSSDKNPSVEISEIEKRIEEIITDDGRERLKEVAKIGDEELVFEAKVMCEKDGGLSLGDVEKLLDELEMEYLGEKVSSLMDGIFRTERHKDNEKRTTLLEEHMRLTTRRENLRKKLSAG
- a CDS encoding sigma-70 family RNA polymerase sigma factor → MKKKNKKIKKAKISAKTRKKTRNTRLRREIKNKLGLKSGKGRPQKAPKKTSKERSQANKADRLLMKGKERGFVTYDEIIKEFPTVEEDIMFLDDLYAKFHAAGVDILEGGGILDLGEEELVAKKNVYGSRDGGYDSIQMYLKEIGQYPLIHAAQEKELAKRIQAGDEEAKNLLARANLRLVVSIAKKYVGRSPDLTLLDLIQEGNLGLFKAVDKFDWTKGYKFSTYATWWIRQAITRALADQSRTIRVPVHMVETIAKYKQVVRRLSQDLGRDPLPEEIATEMGVDVEKIYNIEKIDQDTVSLESPVNDDDDGKSVLGDFLSDDKILSPDHESARRILSDQVKEILDDLSEKERRILEMRHGLLDGVTHTLEEVGQKFAVTRERIRQIEAKAHEKIRHHEKAKRLQSY